Part of the Acidimicrobiia bacterium genome, CGCCACGGCGGCGGCTTCTTCGCTGACTGCGGTCTCACTGCTCACAACCGGCACCGTTTTAGCGTTACCAGTACTGGCTTTTCCTGCCATGTTGGCTGGCACCCCGGTACGTGGACCCCTATTAACCGCCGTCTGGTTGGGCCTAGGCGTGTTCGTATTGCTGGCACTGTTTGGAACCTGGATATTGGTTTCTGACGCCCCGCTAAGCGCCATCGGGAACGTTGTTCAAGGGCTACAAAAACGCTTTCGGCGGCGTAATCCGCCTCCAGGAGACTTGCCCGAGCGTCTGCTGCTAGAGCGGGTGAACATTAAACGAACTTTGGGGAGCCACAAACGTGACGCCATTTTGGCGACCGTTGGTCGTTCTTTGTTCGACTATTTGTCGCTCTTAGCGGCCTTGGCCGCCGTTGGTGCACGACCGAACCCCTCGCTGGTGTTACTAGCATTCGTGACGGCTTCAGTTTTAGGCATGATACCAATCACCCCAGGGGGCCTTGGTTTCGTTGAGGCCGGGTTAACAGCCACGCTCTCGTTAGCTGGCATTGGCGCCGCCGAAGCCTTGTTGGCCACTGGCGCCTACCGGCTATCAGCGTTTTGGTTGCCTTTACCCGCTGGTCTAGGTGCCTGGATCGCTTTCCGGGTGCGCTATGGCAAACCAGAAAATGGTGTTTCGCACAGCTAGGGCTGCCGGGCTAACCCACGAAAGCATCATGGCACCGTAGCTTGGCGGGCTTAGTACAAGTGTGCCTTACGACATAGACTACCAATACAGTTTTTATCGAAGAGGATCTTGTGTAAATGTCGCTTACTTGGGAACAAGCAGGAGAGGCCATTTTTGGCCCTGGGGGGCCGTTCGCCCTTGCTGAAGAAGATGTGTTGGGCGTGCCGAGCAAGGTATTTTCTACCGCACCACCATCGATGAAAGTGCTTTTCGATACCGGTCGCACCCGAGGTGATGTCGACTTCATTATTTATGAAGACGAAACTTACACCTTCCCTCAGGTCATGGCACAGATAGATGCTGTGGCCAACATGCTGGTTAACCAATACGGGATCAAAAAAGGTGACCGTGTCGCCATTTCCATGCGGAATTACCCCGAGTGGATCACCGCCTATGCGGCCACCCTGTCAATAGGTGCCATCGCAGTTCTCATTAACGCCTGGTGGACTGAGGACGAACACCGCTATGGGCTCGAACACTCGGGCGCTTCAGTTCTATTTGCCGATCGGGAACGAGTAGAACGGGTCACTCCGTTGTTGAGTGACCTACCCGACTTAAAAGTCATTGCCGTGCGGGTCGATGGACCAGTGCCAGAAGGAGTCGACCACTTCAATGACGTTTTGCCTGTAGGTGCAGAAATGCCCCAGGTTGAGATTCATCCCGATGATGACGCCACTATCTTGTACACCTCAGGGACTACAGGCGCACCAAAGGGTGCAGTATCAACTCATCGGGCGATAGTCTCGGCCCTGCTAGCTTTTGCCTCACGCGGCGCCATGAATCAGGCCATGGGGATCACCGATGCTAAGGCCAACACCGACGATGCTCCTGAGTATCGTTCCTGCTCAATCCTCACTGTTCCGCTATTTCACGTGACCGGTTGTGTGCCAGTCATGCTGGGTTCATTCATCTCTGCCAGCAAACTGGTCATTATGTACAAGTGGGATCCTGAACGTGCTTTGCAGCTGATCGAACGCGAGCGAGTCACCCAATTTGTAGGGGTTCCTACCATGTCATGGGATCTTCTCGAATCACCCAACTTCGATAAGTACGACACTTCTAGCCTGAAGTCAGTCGGTGGCGGCGGCGCGCCAGCACCACCCGAGTTGGTGAAACGGATTGAAGGGAACTTCTCGAAAGGACGTCCTTCAATCGGCTATGGCATGACCGAAACCAACGCTTATGGCCCCGGCAACTCGGGTGATGACTACCTGCGCCACCCAACCAGCACCGGTCGTGTGGTACCCGCCATTGAAATGCGAGTAACCGACCCGGCTGGCAATGTGCTTGGCCCCAATGAAATTGGTGAGGTTTGGTTCAAGGGTCCGCATCTCATCCGTGGCTATTGGAACGACCCCGAGGCCACTGCTGAGACCATTGTGGATGGCTGGCTACGAACAGGCGACATTGGCCGCATCGATGAGGAAGGTTTTGTATTCCTCGTAGATCGCGCCAAAGACATGGTGCTTCGAGGCGGGGAAAATATCTTCTCGGCTGAGGTCGAAGCGGCAATTTATGAGCACCCCGACGTCTATGAGGCTGCCGTCTTTGGTATTCCTAATGAACGCTTGGGTGAAGAAGTAGCTGCCGCGGTCATGCTACGTGAGGGCCGCAGCTTGACTGCTGAAGAACTTCAAACATTTGTTGGTGAACGTTTGGCATCCTTCAAGGTACCAACCACCATCGAGTTCCATACCGAAGCGCTACCGCGTAACGCCGCTGGCAAGATTTTGAAGCGTGAGCTTCGCGATGCCATGAGTGGCGCTAACGCCTAAGCCGTTTCAACAAAAATAACATGACATGCTGGTATCTGGTCTTAAGCTGGGTACCAGCGAAAATGGGGGGAACCATGAGTAAAACCGGCACTATGGAAGGCAAAGTTGCTCTTGTCACGGGCGCTAGCCGCGGCATCGGCGAGGCCATCGCCGAACGTTTCGCCGCCGAAGGTGCGGCGGTAGCGGTTTCGGCACGCACCGTCGAAGAAGGCGACCATCCGCTACCCGGAAGTATCAACGCCACAGTCGCCAAGATACGCGACGCTGGTGGCAACGCCGTTGCCATTGCGGCCGATCTTTCAAGGGCCGAAGATCGAGCTCGTCTGGTTGCAGAAGCCGAACGGGAATTTGGGCCCGTAGATATTTTGGTTAATAACGCGGCCATCACGTATTTCGAACCGGTCGAGACGTTTTCTGAGAACCATTGGCGCTTAATGTTTGAAGTGCAAGTGCGGGCACCATTCGAGCTGGCTCAAGCGGTGCTCGGTGGTATGAAAGAACGCCAAAGCGGCTGGATTTTGAACATCTCATCGGGCGCTGGCCGTCACCCAGTAGGGCCTCCCTACCAGAACCCGGGCGGTAGTACCGTATACGGCATGTGCAAAGCAGCCTTGGAGCGCTTCACCACCGGACTAGCCTCCGAGGTTCACAGCCATAACATTGCTGTGAACGTACTCTCACCTTCAGGCCTAGTTCTCACTCCTGGGGTCATTCACCACAAGCTGCACGAACGCACATCAGCCAGCAATCACGAACCGGTCTCGTATATGGCCGAGGCCGCACATGCCCTTTGCACGGGCGATCCAGCCACCCTTACCGGCAAAGTCACCTACGCTCAGCCCATTATGGAAGAACTAGGCATACCGTTCCCAGCCAATTAAGCGGTGACTAGCGTTTCAAATTGACCAATCACAGCCAACCCTGGCGTGCTTGACGCTCAGGTGCTGGTCTGAATGATATCCACCGCAAAAATAGCAATGGGGCTGGCACTTGTGTACAGGTGCCAGCCCCATCGACGCTTTAAGAAGCGATGTCACTAACCGTTCTTGGGGAGCTCCTTGAACGGAAGTACTTTGTCTTGGTTCGGTTCCTTGGGTAGACCAAGTACTCGTTCACCAATAATGTTGCGCTGGATTTGGTCGGTACCACCATAGATCGGTGGGCCCTGAGCAAAAAGTACGCCTTCGGTGAAGAGAGCCGAAGCGGGGTTACCCGTAGCTTCGTCAAGCTTCTTACGATCTTCCGAGTTATAAGCGTGCAGGGTTCCAGCCATGCCCATGATGGTCATAGACAGGTCACGCTGCAGACGCAAAATGTCGGACATCGACAGCTTGGCAATGTTGGGCAAGCCCGGAATATCTGGCTTACCAGCCGCACGAGCAGCTTTAGAGCGCTCGTTGGAGTAGCGGGCAATCTCGTTCAGGGTATGCAACTTCGCCAAGCCTTGCCGAATAATCGGATCGTCAATTTTGCCGTTCGATCGTGCTAAATCGACGTACATGTTTCCACGTCGACCGCGACGAGCGGGAGCCTCGGTTGGTATGGAAGATGGTGCCGACACGAAGTCACCGGCGCGCTTGGGCAGATCGCCAGCAACTTGACCAGGCGAGGCCGTTGAGCCACCGCCAGAACCACCAGCACCCAAGCCAGCTCGTTCGAACATCAAGGTAGTGTTGGCAACCGCCCAGCCATTGTTCAAGCCACCAATGATGGCAGCATCTTCGACGCGAACATCGCTCATGAAGACTTCGTTAAACATGGCCCGACCGGTGAGCTCACGAAGTGGGCGTACATCCATGCCATCTTGGTGCATGTTAACTGCGAAGTAGGTGATGCCTTGGTGTTTGGGCACATCGATGTTGCTGCGGGCAATTAGCATACCCATGTCGGCAATTTGGCCACCAGAGGTCCACACCTTTTGGCCATTTACAATCCACTCTTCGCCATCTTGGATGGCACGAGCGTTCAAGCCAGCCAAGTCAGAACCGGCACCGGGTTCAGAAAAGAGCTGACACCAGGCTTCTTGACCCGTCACGATTGGGCGAACATAGCGCTCGATCTGCTCGGGTGTGCCGTGGGTGGCGATAGTGGGCGCGGCCAACAACAAGCCAAGGCCCCCTGGGGCACCGAGAGCACCAAAGGCAGCGATGGCATTTGCGACACGAACGGCGTCACCACGTGAGAGGCCTTTGCCATAAGCATTTTCTGGCAGGCTGGGATGCGCCCATCCTGATAGCCCTAAACGTTCCCACCATTCCGCCACGGTGAGGTCTGGGTCCCAGTTCTCTTCGAGCCAGGCATTTACCTCGTCAACAGGATCAGTCATGTTTCCCTCGTCTGAGTCTGCGACCACCCCGATTTGGGGATGTCTTTATTAGACAATTGTCTACCATGAGCACTACCCCACTCAAACCCGGCCAGTTGATTCCATAATTCGGACAGCATCAAAGCTATTCAAAAGCCCTATGAGGTGGCATTTCACACGCTACCAATAAAAGATCAAGCGATATGCCACGAGTTGCGGCCGCTCTCTTTAGCAAGGTACATCGCTTTATCAGCAGCCCTTAACAAGGCCACCTTGTCCCCTTTGGGGTTGTTGGTGCTGGCAATTCCAATGCTGGCACCGATCGTTACCGTTAGGGCGTCGACCTGAATGGGTTCAATCAAGGAACTAAGCAGTGTTTGGGCAATTTTTGGGCTTTGAGCGGCTTGGCCCGGTGCCCGCAAGACCGCCAAGAACTCATCTCCCCCTAAGCGACCCACCACTCCCGAGGGACCAAGCCCGATTTCCAAGCGCTCCGCCACAGTCCGCAACACAGAGTCGCCTACTAAGTGTCCGTGTAGGTCGTTAACTTCCTTAAAGCCATCAAGGTCAATAAACATGGCCGTTACAAAACTATGTACGCTAGTAATACCTTCCAGCGCCTCGGCGAGATATTGCTCCATCATGGTTCGATTGGGAAGGCCGGTTAGCGCATCATGGGTGGCCTGGTGCTTCGCACTTCGTAACAACAATGCGTTATAAAAAGCTAGGGCCGCCTGATCGGCAATACCACTCAAACGCTCAACGAGTTTTTCGGTGTGTAAACGTTGTTCATGCCCTTTGAGCCCGGCGGTTACCATGCCAAAAAGCTCGCCCTGCACCACAATGGGCACCGCCAATAGGCTGTCAACAGTCCGCTCGGTGATATAGCTTTTGGTTGCTTGTGAGGCTGTGCTTGAGGTAATCGTGACCGGCACGTGTTTTGTCACTAACTCCCAGGTACTGCCAGCCTCGTCAACAGGAAAAGTTTGAAGTTCAGCCGGAGCCACTCGGGGCCAGCTACCCAAGATGGTCATAGTGCCATCATCGGCGCACCAACGAAGCACCGAAGTTTCATCACACGGCACTACATAAGGCACGGCTCGTGACACTTCGCGTGCGATATCTCGAACATCGGTGAGTTTCGCTAAGGAATGGCTTAACTGGAGCAAAGCCCAGGCGGCATCACGTTCCAAACACGAGGCTTCCATGGCTTGTGCCGTTTCTATTGAGGGTGCTGCGAAGGCCGTGAATGCGTTGAGCATGCGCTGATCGTGGCTCCGGATAGGAATTCCGTCTTGCTGTAGCGCAATTATGTAGCCATAGCTGCCCTGTTCGGGACGAATGGGGGAAATGATGTGAGCCGCGGTGGTCGGCAGTTTCCCCGTCTCGTGATATGCGGCCACCATCCGCTCGGCTTCTTTTTTTGTAAGTCCGTAACTGCCGATGTTCCACAAGCCAACTTCCGCCGGAGGCTCTATTGCCACGATCGAAAACGGCGCAGCCACCACAGCCGCGGCTTTCCGGGCTATAGCTGGCAAGAGTTGTTCTATGTTGGTGGTATTCGCGAACTCGGCAGCCATAGAATGCATTTGTTCATAACGTCGAAGCAGCGATTCGCGGCGGTCTTGCTGAGTGTGGCTGCGCACACCTCTTGCGGTGGCGGGGAACTCCCAGCGCACCAGATATTCACAGTGACTGTCGCCTCGGCTTTCGCATTGCAGCTCCACTACCGAACCTACGGCGCCAAACAGCGAAGGGATCTGCGACCAGAATCCCTGGGTGATTCCGCATCCGAGGTAACCCCGTGAGGAACCATCACCAACCACCGTCACGCTCTGACTCGTCACCTCTCGCACTTCAAAAGGTGTGCGCACTCTACTTCGACTGGCAATGCTGACGGCTTCCACCACCGCTGCCCCGATCGAGCCGGTGCCGATTAGAAATGGATAAGCATCAGGAATTTCATAAAAGGCTTGCTCACCAATTCGTCGCCCCAGGTCACGATCTTGAGTGAGTTCCAAAGCCACTTCTAAGACGGCGTCCATCTCGGCCGACGCCCGCCATTCATTGGCAAACTCACGTTCTAGCACCACACGACTGAGCCCGGTCCGACCGAGCAGTTCTTCTAAAGCCTCCTCACCAACGGCGCGCTGAATGTATCGAGCCACGTTTCGAATGAAAGTACCCCTGATTTGGTGGGTGGGTTCCATATTCATCGATGTCTTTGTCCAAGGAGCTTGGATACTCATCGGCAGTAACCAACGCGAGTTTATAGTTTGACCAAGCATTAGGCCTGTAGCACTAGCAGGCGCCGTGGCGGTTGTGCCCGAAAAGTACTCGGCCTTCCTACTAACTGTAAGAAAGGTCACATGTATCGGCCTAGAACGGTTACGCTGGCGCTATGGCAGTCGAAAAATTTCCCGTTGAATACGGCCACATATTGATGTTCGCCCGAAGTATCGGCGACACCAATCCCATCTATTCCGATCCCGAATACGCAGCCTCCACTGAAGTGGGCTCGATTATTGCTCCGCCCACTTTCGTGCAGGCCAGCGCACAATTTAACCCCGATTATGGGTTACGCCCGCATCCCGACCGACCATGGTTCGGCTCTGGCAAAAATCCCAGCGGCCTACCACCCAAACCGGCTGGAGAAGACAGCGGCGAGAAAAAATCTTCGGGTGGTGGCAGCGGACTCCACGCTGAACAACACTTCGAATATCACCGTCCGCTGCGCGAGGGCGACGTTTTAACGGCCACTACCTCCCCGGGTGAAACCTGGGAAAAAGAGGGCCGTCGTGCTGGAAAGTTGCTGTTCTCGGAATCAGTGACTGAATACCGTGATCAAAATGGTGAGTTGGTAGTAACCGCCCGCAGTGTAGGTGTTCGCACCGAACGACCAGTGGAGTCATAAAAATGCCGCTTAGCGCACAAAATATTTCAGTTGGTCAACAATTCTCGGCCGTACTGGTTGAAGATCTTAAACGAACTCAAATCGTTCAATATGCTGGTTCTTCGGGTGACTACAATCCGCTCCACACCGATGAAGTCTTTGCTACCAAAGTGGCTGGCTACCCCACGGTTTTCGCACACGGAATGCTCACCATGGGTATGACCGGCCGGCTACTAACCGACACCGTTGGTGACGGACGTCTGACCAAGTTTGGCGGCCGCTTTAGTTCACAGGTTTTCCCTGGAGACGATCTAAAAGCCACCGCCACCGTCGAAGCCATTCGTCAAGAAGGCGACACCTGGCTGGCCGACTTCAACGTTGTCACCTCAAATCAAGACGATAAGGAAGTCTTTCAAGGCAAAGCTACGGCCCGTCTGGACCCGTAACGCCCTCGGCGCTAGCGGGGGACAATTTCAATCCCTCGCTTCCGCCTTCCACGTTCAATCGAGGCAGAATCCGGTCTAGCCACTTGGGTAACCACCAGTTCTTGTGGCCCAGCAGCTCCATAGTCGAAGGCACTAGCAGCATTCGAACGATACTGGCGTCAAGCAAGACCGCGGTTGCCAAGCCCAGACCGAACAGCTTAATAATTCGGTTCCCGTCGAAGATAAAGCTGGCGAAGACCACCACCATGATGGCGGCAGCGGCGGTGATAACCCTGGCTGTGGCAGCCAAGCCATCGGCCACCGACAAAGCTGCGTTGTGGCTGCGGTCGTACTCTTCTTTTATCCTCGATAGCAGAAACACTTCGTAGTCCATTGACAGGCCGAACACGATGGCAAAAAGCATCATCGGGACGAACGGTTCGATCGGTGCTGGCTGCACGTTAAAGAGGGTGCCTAACCAGCCCCACTGGAAGACCGCTACGACAATGCCGTATGCCGCCGCTATTGAGAGCAGGTTCATGAATACTGCCTTGATTGGCACAACAAGTGATCTAAAGACTGCCATTAGGAAAACAAATGAGAGCGCTAAGACGGCGCCGAAAAACACGAAGATACGGCCCGCTAAATAGTCGGTAAAGTCGATTTCAGTGGCTACGACCCCGGTAACCGACACCTGAAAATCGCTTCCGTCGATTAGCGCTGGCAAAACGTCAGAGCGCAATTCGTGCACCAGTTCATTGGTAGCTTCATCCTGCGGGGAGCTAGTAGGAATCACCTGAATTAGATAGGCAGGAGCATCGAGTGGCGCTTCCATGTCGCTCGGAAATGCTGGGTAGGCCTGGGCCACACCAGGGTGTTCACCGATGGCGTTTGAAATTTCGGTTGCGAGAGCGAAGCCTCCGTTAGATTCAGTTTCGGCGATCACAATTAGCGGGCCATTGAAACCCTCACCAAAACCCTCTGCTAACAGGTCGTATGCTTTGCGGGTGGTGCTATCAGGGGGGAAGTTGCCTTCGTCAGAGAATCCAAGACGCAAGCTGAATACGGGGATGGCGAAAATTGCTAGGAGTATCCCACCAACAACCAGACCGATCACGGGGTGACGCTGAACCAAACGGCTCCACCGATAGGGCAAGGTGGCACGAATGGGTTTTGGCTCGCGTTTTGGAACCTCGGCTTTCAGCTGTGGAACGGCCAAACCTGCGATAAGCACGACCACGGCTAAGGGCACCGAGATCAACAGGATATTGATCCCTGTGCCGTAACCCAACAACGCCAAGGCCACCAGTATCGCTGCTATCAGACCTCGCCAGCGGGTAACCTCGATACGAAGCGCCGCAAAACCCAAAAGCGCTGGTAAGAGCGTTACGGAAGCTACCATCGTGACCGCCACAGTGGTGGCCGAGGCAATCGCCAAGCCAGAGATGAAACCAAGGCCGATTAGCAACATACCAAGTAGCGATATCACTACTGTTAGCCCGGCAAAGACGACAGCACGACCAGAAGAATCGATAGCAACTACGACCGACTGCTCGGGGTCTTGGCTGTAAGAAAGCCCCTCTCGGTATCGCGTCACGATGAAGAGGGCATAGTCGATTCCTACGCCTAGACCCAACATGGCACCAACCACCGAACCCACGTCGGGCATAGCCACAACCCGTGAGAGCAGGCCGATCAGCCCAATACCAGTGCCAACTCCAAAGAGCGCCACGCTAATCGGTAGACCCATGGCCAGGACCGATCCGAAAGCGACAATTAGCACCACGATGGCAAAAGCCAACCCGATCATCTCAGATTGAGGTGTTTCAAAACCGGCTAAGAACTGTCCACCAATTTCTACCTGAAGTCCGTCGAGTTCAGGTCGCAGGGCAACAATCTGATCACCAATCTCTTCACCAAGGGTTTGGTCAGCCGCACCCTCTATGGCCACCTCGGCGTAGGCCATGGTCTCGTCGCCGTTGATGTGGATGTTAAAGGGGTCTTCGTAAGGGTCAACCACCGAGACGTGTTCAATTTCGCGCACGGCTTGGAACATTTCCTGCATGGCTTGTTGAACTTGAGGATCGCGAATGCCATTTTCAGAGTGGAAGACGATCGTGCCACCAAATCCCTGGTTCCCTAAGTCGGGATAATATTCATCGAGCTTGGCGAAGCCGTCACGGCTTTCCGAAGCTGGGATATTGAACGAGTCATCAAACACTGGGCCGACCATCTGTGAGAGCCCGTTGGCACCCAGCAAGAAAACCAGCCATGCCACCAATACAACGCGGCGATGCCTAAAACTAAAACGTCCTATGGCAGCTAGCATTTACGATTTTGTCTCCTCGGTAAGGACAACGGGGGCCTTCACGAGGTGAGGCCTAGAAGCTTCAAAAGGTTCTGTGGCGGCGAATAGTTGCCCTCTGAGATCATGGCAGCCCGCTCAATGTTTATGGCATCCCAGTGACGGTCTGTCCAATCGACCCATGGACCGTCGGCCAAGGCGTCGGGGTTTCCTTCGGCATCGACACAAGCACGTAGATAGCCTTGTAGGTCGCGCACCTCTTCTTCGCCCCCAATTGGACCATGGCCAGGCACAATAATTTGGCCTAAATCGAGGATGAGTTCGAGTTCATCTGCCCAGCGGGCCAAGTCGCCATCATAGGCCATGGGCGTTACACCAAAACTGCACATGGCACCAGCAAAGACTAAACCTTCTCCAGGTACCGCCAGGACAAGGTTTTCCAGCATCTGACCCGCGGTGGGAACCGCTAAAGTGGCCGCTGAGAGATAAGCCTCTTCAGCCACCACATGGGTCACCGGTCGGGTTTGTGTAGTGTCATCGAACTCGCTGGCTAGCTCGGGAAATAACCGTTGAAACAGGGCCGGGTTAGCGGGTTGGTCGAGGGCTTCGCTGGCTTCGGCCGTGCCATAGACGGCACTCGATCGAAAGTACCTTGATCCTCCGCTGTATTGAATGTGGCTGGAGGTTAATACCACCCGTGGCACCGGCCAACCTAAATCGGTTACCGCTTGTCCAAATTCTTGCCATTGCGAAGGAACCGCCAGAGTGTCCACGATCGTCAGGCCGTCGGTGTCAATGACTACGCCAGCGTTGGTGTGGCCTTGGCTCGGAGTTGGCGACATCCAAACGAATACGCCCGGCAAGAGGGGTTCAAGCTCGGTGGGCGCGTTGGTAGACACAGTCAAAAGCTACTCCCAACACGCCCGCCAGCCCATCTTGATTATTGTGACAAAAGTTACACCGAGAGTTGCGGGAAAATTACGTTGTTCTCAAGGTGAATATGGCGAAAGGTGTCGCTTTCGAGCTCGGCTAGTCGCTGGTACAGCATGGTATAGCTTGCACAAGCATCGGCTGGCAGTTCGTAATTATTGGCGACTTCGCGCAGTTCTGCCAATACCAGGCCAAGCTGTTCGTGCTCGCTTCGCAGCTTGTCGATTTGGGCCGACTCGACCGGAGTGTTGTCTTTGAAATAAGCCTGGATGGCCGGGAAAACGGTTTCTTCTTCCTCACGCAGATGCGGCTCAAGATCGTTTCTGATCAGCTGTACGAGCTCTGATACCCGTGCCAACTCAGGGTGGTTGGCTCCATGTACCGTGTGAATTTTCTGAGCTAGAGCTTCCAAGAGTGGCAACTCTTCCCAAAGGTACTTGTGGTGTGTGGCTTCCACCTGCATCACCAAGGCTGATGGGTGAAGGGCCGCCACTGGGTCGGCCACCGTATCAACCTTCAGAAGCTCAGCTTGGAGGAGATTCAAATCGATCTTGGCCTCAGCAGCCGCGTCTTTTAGGCTGCGCTGACCGTGGCAGCAATAGTCGACGCCATAGCGTTCAAAAACACGCGCCCGGGCCGACACTTGGTTGACAAGATCACCGAGTGACGAATCTGGGTCGATGGTTGATATTGAGTCTTGCACGGACATTGCCACCCCTTTCTAGGTAATTCTAGCTTATACTAGAAAATACAGAAGCGGGAAGGGACCTTTGGCCCTTCCCGCTCGATGCAAGAGATTAGGTTCCTAAGGGTTTTACCTTAGTGTGCTAGGTCGTCACCAGCTTCAACATCACCCACTTGGAAGATACCCATCGCACCCTTGCTAGCGTTGGAGAACTTGTGCGTGACGAAGGGATAGAGACCATCGAAGTCGAAGGTTGCTTCCACGAAACCACCTTGGGCGGGTTGCAGATCGAGGGCCTGCGAGCCACCGTGGGAGTCATCCGGCCGTAGCAGGTAGGCACCTTCTTTATAGACAGTGTCGAAGATGGTTCCAACGATGTGCCAGGAGCTGTTTTCGGAAGGACCATTGTCGAGAATCCAGATACGAATCCGGTCATTCGACCCAACCTTGATGGGGGCGTGGACGTACTGGTTCACATAACCGTTGAACACCACAGCATCCCATTGGTCATTCAGCATCTTGGTGTAGTCACCAGGCTCACCTTCGGGCCCGGTGTAGAACTCGCTTTGAACAAAGAGGAACTCTTTGTCGACTTCCGGCAGGTTGGGTGGATCAATGATCAACGCGCCGTGCATGCCGTTACCGATGTGGTGCAAGGCTGGGGCCGTGCCACAGTGGTACATGAAGATTCCTGAATGCTTGGCTTCGAACTGATAGACCAGCGACTCGCCAGGCTGGATCGTGCGCATCTCATTATCCCAAGCCACCTTCGAAGCGTGGAAGTCGATGGAGTGGCCCATTTGACCGTTGTTCACGATGGTCACAGTAAAGATGTCACCGACCTTGCCTCTCAAGGTTGGCCCGGGGACCATATCGTCGAAGGTCCAAAGCTCTTGGGTTACACCAGGTGCTATTTCCAATACGGTTTCGGTCATTGAGAAAGTGACTTCGTGGTGCGTGCCGCCAGGAGCAGGTGCCAGGTTGGGATCATAAGGCTTCCAATCCTCATCTGGAGAGGCGTTGAAATCGATCTTGGCACCCGTTGTTGCTTGACCGCTGGCACTTGGGGCTGCGACCTCGAGGGAGCCACCGCCTTCCACGTTGATGGCTAGCTCCATACCGGCAGCACGGTGCCCAGGTATGGTGCACCAGGCTAATGCGCTGTCACTAAATACCCCCAGGTTGACGGTTTCCGATTCACCGGGGTCGATCATGCCGGTACCGACTTCGCCGTTCAGCTTCAAGTCGTGCTGCATGGCACCTTCGTTATGGACCACTAAGGTCAGCTCGGTTCCAGCAGGAATTGTGATCTCGTTGGGCTCTACATAAATGTCACCGAGGACAATCTCGATGGTTTGTGCGCCTGTGGCCTCGGCCTTAGGAGCTGCTTCGCTGCCACTGTCATTAGAGCGAAATGCTAGGCCGGCGGCCAGGACGGCGAAGAAGGCTACGAAGCTTACGACCGTAAAACCGATCGGTAGCCAGTTTCCGCCTGAAGACTTGGGGTTGGGCGCACTGCCTTGCGGCGTCTCCCCCAGGCTTGAATTCGATGTGGACATTCCTTAGGTACTCCCCTTCTCTTCCACCTACATTGGTGGCATATATCTAATAGTTACTAGATTTAAGGCAGATTTTGAGGGCCAAAGGTCCCAGCGAGCGAGGGCCTTCGTCGCAACCTATACAACGTTAAGCGTGACCTGGGCATCAATGACGCTCGCGCCGATAGGACTAGGCTGTAAGAGTGACACCTATCGCTTTGACCCTTGTCGCGATCCTCGCCCTATGTTT contains:
- a CDS encoding diguanylate cyclase, whose product is MSIQAPWTKTSMNMEPTHQIRGTFIRNVARYIQRAVGEEALEELLGRTGLSRVVLEREFANEWRASAEMDAVLEVALELTQDRDLGRRIGEQAFYEIPDAYPFLIGTGSIGAAVVEAVSIASRSRVRTPFEVREVTSQSVTVVGDGSSRGYLGCGITQGFWSQIPSLFGAVGSVVELQCESRGDSHCEYLVRWEFPATARGVRSHTQQDRRESLLRRYEQMHSMAAEFANTTNIEQLLPAIARKAAAVVAAPFSIVAIEPPAEVGLWNIGSYGLTKKEAERMVAAYHETGKLPTTAAHIISPIRPEQGSYGYIIALQQDGIPIRSHDQRMLNAFTAFAAPSIETAQAMEASCLERDAAWALLQLSHSLAKLTDVRDIAREVSRAVPYVVPCDETSVLRWCADDGTMTILGSWPRVAPAELQTFPVDEAGSTWELVTKHVPVTITSSTASQATKSYITERTVDSLLAVPIVVQGELFGMVTAGLKGHEQRLHTEKLVERLSGIADQAALAFYNALLLRSAKHQATHDALTGLPNRTMMEQYLAEALEGITSVHSFVTAMFIDLDGFKEVNDLHGHLVGDSVLRTVAERLEIGLGPSGVVGRLGGDEFLAVLRAPGQAAQSPKIAQTLLSSLIEPIQVDALTVTIGASIGIASTNNPKGDKVALLRAADKAMYLAKESGRNSWHIA
- a CDS encoding MaoC family dehydratase N-terminal domain-containing protein, whose product is MAVEKFPVEYGHILMFARSIGDTNPIYSDPEYAASTEVGSIIAPPTFVQASAQFNPDYGLRPHPDRPWFGSGKNPSGLPPKPAGEDSGEKKSSGGGSGLHAEQHFEYHRPLREGDVLTATTSPGETWEKEGRRAGKLLFSESVTEYRDQNGELVVTARSVGVRTERPVES
- a CDS encoding MaoC/PaaZ C-terminal domain-containing protein gives rise to the protein MPLSAQNISVGQQFSAVLVEDLKRTQIVQYAGSSGDYNPLHTDEVFATKVAGYPTVFAHGMLTMGMTGRLLTDTVGDGRLTKFGGRFSSQVFPGDDLKATATVEAIRQEGDTWLADFNVVTSNQDDKEVFQGKATARLDP
- a CDS encoding MMPL family transporter, with translation MLAAIGRFSFRHRRVVLVAWLVFLLGANGLSQMVGPVFDDSFNIPASESRDGFAKLDEYYPDLGNQGFGGTIVFHSENGIRDPQVQQAMQEMFQAVREIEHVSVVDPYEDPFNIHINGDETMAYAEVAIEGAADQTLGEEIGDQIVALRPELDGLQVEIGGQFLAGFETPQSEMIGLAFAIVVLIVAFGSVLAMGLPISVALFGVGTGIGLIGLLSRVVAMPDVGSVVGAMLGLGVGIDYALFIVTRYREGLSYSQDPEQSVVVAIDSSGRAVVFAGLTVVISLLGMLLIGLGFISGLAIASATTVAVTMVASVTLLPALLGFAALRIEVTRWRGLIAAILVALALLGYGTGINILLISVPLAVVVLIAGLAVPQLKAEVPKREPKPIRATLPYRWSRLVQRHPVIGLVVGGILLAIFAIPVFSLRLGFSDEGNFPPDSTTRKAYDLLAEGFGEGFNGPLIVIAETESNGGFALATEISNAIGEHPGVAQAYPAFPSDMEAPLDAPAYLIQVIPTSSPQDEATNELVHELRSDVLPALIDGSDFQVSVTGVVATEIDFTDYLAGRIFVFFGAVLALSFVFLMAVFRSLVVPIKAVFMNLLSIAAAYGIVVAVFQWGWLGTLFNVQPAPIEPFVPMMLFAIVFGLSMDYEVFLLSRIKEEYDRSHNAALSVADGLAATARVITAAAAIMVVVFASFIFDGNRIIKLFGLGLATAVLLDASIVRMLLVPSTMELLGHKNWWLPKWLDRILPRLNVEGGSEGLKLSPASAEGVTGPDGP
- a CDS encoding MBL fold metallo-hydrolase, with the protein product MSTNAPTELEPLLPGVFVWMSPTPSQGHTNAGVVIDTDGLTIVDTLAVPSQWQEFGQAVTDLGWPVPRVVLTSSHIQYSGGSRYFRSSAVYGTAEASEALDQPANPALFQRLFPELASEFDDTTQTRPVTHVVAEEAYLSAATLAVPTAGQMLENLVLAVPGEGLVFAGAMCSFGVTPMAYDGDLARWADELELILDLGQIIVPGHGPIGGEEEVRDLQGYLRACVDAEGNPDALADGPWVDWTDRHWDAINIERAAMISEGNYSPPQNLLKLLGLTS